A portion of the Chondrinema litorale genome contains these proteins:
- a CDS encoding DUF5675 family protein, with amino-acid sequence MRALLIRLSDNGKQTVGEFRIYNQHQLLLSCFTLELPYKNNENKVSCIPKGTYQVQKRKDPASKFNYEHLHILNVVNRDWILMHVGNYNYQIQGCILPGDSLYDINQDGQLDVTNSRKTLEKILKIVSETFILEIV; translated from the coding sequence ATGAGAGCACTTTTAATCAGACTATCCGACAATGGAAAACAAACAGTCGGAGAATTTAGAATCTATAACCAGCATCAGCTCCTCCTCTCCTGCTTCACCTTGGAGCTTCCTTATAAAAACAATGAGAATAAAGTGAGTTGCATTCCCAAAGGAACTTACCAGGTGCAAAAAAGAAAGGATCCAGCTAGCAAGTTTAATTATGAGCACTTACACATTTTAAATGTGGTAAATAGAGACTGGATTTTAATGCATGTGGGTAATTACAATTATCAGATTCAAGGCTGCATCTTACCTGGTGATTCACTCTATGATATCAATCAAGATGGCCAGCTCGATGTGACCAATTCTAGAAAAACTTTGGAGAAAATCCTGAAAATTGTATCAGAAACCTTTATTTTAGAAATTGTATAA
- a CDS encoding YicC/YloC family endoribonuclease, translating to MIKSMTGFGRAVLDNDELNVQVEVKTLNSKFLDTSIKISSLYFDKEIEVKKLIGDKLERGKMSVSINYTTKKADNNVVTVNMPLVTSYFKELKKAAQTLETGEQDIFRMVMMLPDAYLKQTDEDTKEKDWEVIKSVILEAIDRCDQYRIDEGAVLKEKLIDYVDNIETLLGKVEERDPERLIKIRERLNKQVSDFVNNENFDPNRFEQELIYYIEKLDISEEKVRLANHLQLFKTTLESDASRGKKLTFISQEIGREINTIGAKANDADIQKLVVNMKDYLEKIKEQLFNII from the coding sequence ATGATAAAATCGATGACAGGTTTTGGTAGGGCAGTTCTAGATAACGATGAACTGAATGTGCAGGTGGAGGTAAAAACACTAAATTCCAAGTTTCTGGATACCAGTATTAAAATAAGCAGTTTGTATTTTGATAAGGAAATAGAAGTAAAAAAGCTGATTGGTGACAAGCTGGAAAGAGGGAAAATGAGTGTTTCTATCAATTATACAACTAAAAAGGCAGACAACAATGTTGTTACTGTAAACATGCCTTTGGTCACTTCCTACTTTAAAGAATTAAAAAAAGCAGCCCAAACTCTTGAAACTGGTGAGCAAGATATTTTTAGAATGGTAATGATGTTACCAGATGCTTATCTTAAGCAAACAGATGAAGATACTAAGGAAAAAGATTGGGAAGTAATAAAATCAGTAATTTTAGAAGCAATTGATAGATGTGATCAGTATCGTATAGACGAAGGAGCTGTATTGAAAGAAAAGCTGATTGATTATGTTGATAATATTGAGACTTTATTAGGTAAAGTTGAAGAAAGAGATCCGGAACGCCTTATAAAAATCAGAGAAAGACTCAATAAACAAGTTAGTGATTTTGTAAATAATGAAAATTTCGATCCTAATAGATTTGAGCAAGAGTTGATCTATTATATTGAGAAACTGGATATTAGCGAAGAAAAAGTTAGGTTAGCAAACCATTTACAACTTTTTAAAACAACATTAGAGTCTGATGCTTCAAGAGGTAAAAAGTTGACATTTATAAGTCAAGAAATAGGTAGAGAAATTAATACTATTGGTGCAAAGGCAAACGATGCCGATATACAGAAACTGGTAGTAAACATGAAAGACTATCTTGAAAAAATAAAAGAACAACTTTTTAATATCATTTAA
- a CDS encoding FAD-dependent oxidoreductase gives MNTRRKFMRSAGILSLAAAGGLASCSKQSVKYASRNFNFNQQAFLFPKLKISLDRVIRETVGLRPFRKTGFRLEKEMLDQKTIVHNYGHGGSGWSLSWGTGNIASDLAIETGEKKVAVMGCGTVGIATARLLQKKGCDVTIYAKDMHPNITSSKATGTWSPSYTLIEEENITPEFEEKWTKACNFSFNAFQQLLGLNKIVTWIDNYSMSNEDGSGHGGHSSRLSIPGQLPHSEIISPESHPFNFAYAKKQTTLVFNIPSYLEKQLNDFLSFGGEVVIKEFKTLEDVDALPEKCIVNCTGLGSKALFNDDDMMPVSGQLSFLIPQPEFNYRLSTPGGYAIPRKDGIILGGNTIKGNWDMTPDPAQTEKVVSALMEVVGQMKS, from the coding sequence ATGAACACCAGAAGAAAATTTATGAGGTCTGCCGGTATCCTCTCCCTGGCAGCCGCTGGAGGTTTAGCATCTTGTAGCAAACAGTCTGTTAAATACGCCAGTAGAAACTTCAATTTTAATCAGCAAGCATTTTTATTTCCTAAACTCAAAATATCGCTCGATAGGGTAATTAGAGAAACTGTTGGCTTAAGACCTTTCAGAAAAACAGGGTTTAGGCTAGAAAAAGAAATGCTTGATCAGAAAACAATTGTACATAATTACGGTCATGGTGGAAGTGGCTGGTCACTCTCGTGGGGAACAGGTAATATTGCATCTGACTTAGCTATAGAAACAGGTGAGAAAAAGGTTGCTGTAATGGGTTGCGGTACTGTTGGAATCGCTACAGCACGTTTATTACAGAAAAAAGGATGCGATGTAACCATCTATGCTAAAGATATGCACCCCAATATAACTTCTAGTAAAGCCACTGGAACTTGGTCTCCTTCATATACACTAATAGAAGAAGAAAATATTACTCCAGAGTTTGAAGAGAAATGGACAAAAGCCTGTAACTTTTCTTTTAATGCTTTTCAGCAATTATTGGGTTTAAACAAGATAGTTACTTGGATAGATAATTATAGTATGAGCAACGAAGATGGTAGTGGACATGGTGGACATTCTAGCAGATTAAGCATTCCCGGTCAATTACCACACAGTGAAATTATTAGCCCAGAAAGTCATCCCTTCAATTTTGCCTATGCAAAAAAACAAACTACACTCGTATTCAATATTCCATCTTATTTGGAAAAACAACTGAATGATTTCTTAAGCTTTGGTGGAGAAGTAGTAATAAAAGAATTTAAAACATTGGAAGATGTAGATGCACTGCCAGAAAAGTGTATAGTTAACTGTACAGGTTTAGGCTCTAAAGCCCTTTTTAATGATGATGATATGATGCCAGTATCAGGGCAATTGTCTTTTCTGATTCCACAACCAGAATTTAATTACAGACTAAGTACACCAGGTGGCTATGCAATTCCAAGAAAAGACGGAATAATACTAGGTGGCAATACCATAAAAGGCAATTGGGATATGACTCCTGACCCTGCCCAAACAGAAAAAGTAGTAAGCGCACTTATGGAAGTTGTAGGGCAAATGAAAAGCTAA
- a CDS encoding SusD/RagB family nutrient-binding outer membrane lipoprotein, with the protein MKHLNKLYTYITVFALVVFSACTDGFEEMNENPNEPTEVSPQYILTFALESTINNYWGNKTRNQRLNFDHAMSWVGYLTRNIYESEGDNYNVQPSVNISNWEVFYTDGLINFEKIVEFSDENSDDPNTNYEGIGIGMKAWTYSLMTDVWGAIPYSQGLSGTAEEPIYSPAYDTQEAIYASIIADLDLANSKLNVNGPSVSGDILFNGDILLWKKFINSTRFKLLNRQAHIVSSSGAEMQAMLDDPTTYPMIESTDDIAQLNYGGLASNNPWNDILIQQSRTDWNISEALVDAMLELDDPRLEVYATPGGLSEGVYSGHPNGLPGEIATLYLGYSATINQDNFAQTNSPAVLMTYAELLFIKAEAALDGDISGDPQEFYEAGIEASFDQYGLTVPADYASGTADKESIMTQKWLALFGQGIEAWTELRRTGYPELPDHDPRAIFMNDGVLPTRIVYPSTEYSLNASNVAAGASLIGGDNMKAELWWVE; encoded by the coding sequence ATGAAACATTTGAATAAATTATATACATATATTACTGTATTTGCACTTGTAGTATTTAGTGCTTGTACTGATGGGTTTGAGGAAATGAACGAAAACCCAAATGAACCAACAGAAGTAAGCCCACAATATATTCTTACCTTCGCTCTTGAGTCTACCATCAATAACTATTGGGGAAATAAAACTCGTAACCAACGTCTTAACTTCGACCACGCAATGTCTTGGGTTGGTTATTTAACAAGAAATATTTACGAGTCTGAAGGTGACAACTACAATGTACAACCTTCTGTAAACATATCTAACTGGGAAGTTTTCTATACCGATGGTTTGATCAACTTTGAGAAAATTGTTGAGTTTTCTGATGAAAATTCTGACGATCCAAATACAAATTACGAAGGTATTGGTATTGGTATGAAAGCTTGGACATACTCTTTAATGACAGACGTTTGGGGTGCAATACCTTACTCTCAAGGTCTTTCTGGTACAGCTGAAGAACCTATTTACTCTCCAGCGTACGATACTCAAGAAGCTATTTATGCAAGTATTATTGCTGACCTTGACTTAGCAAACAGCAAACTGAATGTAAATGGCCCATCAGTTAGTGGTGATATCCTATTCAATGGCGATATCTTATTATGGAAAAAATTCATTAACTCAACTCGTTTCAAGTTATTGAACAGACAAGCGCACATAGTTTCTTCATCAGGTGCTGAGATGCAAGCAATGTTGGATGATCCAACAACGTACCCAATGATTGAAAGTACGGATGATATTGCTCAATTAAACTATGGTGGTCTAGCTAGTAACAACCCATGGAACGATATTTTAATCCAACAAAGTAGAACTGACTGGAACATTAGTGAAGCGTTAGTTGATGCTATGTTAGAATTAGACGATCCAAGATTAGAAGTATATGCAACACCAGGTGGTCTTTCAGAAGGTGTTTATTCTGGACACCCTAACGGTTTACCAGGTGAAATTGCAACATTATACCTTGGATACAGTGCTACTATCAACCAAGATAACTTTGCGCAAACAAACTCTCCAGCAGTGTTGATGACTTACGCAGAGTTATTATTTATTAAAGCTGAAGCTGCATTAGACGGCGATATCTCTGGCGACCCACAAGAATTCTACGAAGCAGGTATAGAAGCTTCTTTCGATCAGTATGGATTAACTGTTCCTGCTGATTATGCTTCTGGCACTGCTGACAAAGAAAGCATCATGACTCAAAAATGGCTTGCATTGTTTGGCCAAGGAATCGAAGCCTGGACAGAACTTAGAAGAACTGGTTATCCTGAATTACCAGATCACGATCCAAGAGCGATTTTCATGAACGATGGTGTTTTACCAACTCGTATTGTTTATCCATCTACCGAGTACTCTCTTAATGCATCTAATGTTGCGGCTGGAGCTTCTCTAATCGGTGGTGATAACATGAAAGCAGAACTTTGGTGGGTAGAATAA
- a CDS encoding FAD-dependent oxidoreductase has product MSTRRKFMRSAGIISLAAAGGLASCSKQSLKYGDRNFNFNQQAFLFPKLKVSPDRIIRETVGLRPFRKTGFRVEKEMLDKKTIVHNYGHGGSGWSLSWGTGNLASDLAVATGEKKVAVMGCGTVGIATARLLQKKGCDVTIYAKDLHPNITSSVATGTWSPSSRVIEEENITPEFEEKWTKACNFSFNTFQQLLGLNQIVTWLDHYKMSNEVESGHGSHSSRLLIPGLLPESETISPENHPFHFAHANKQTTMVFNIPSYLAKQLNDFLSYGGEVVIKEFKTLEDVDALPEMCIVNCTGLGSKALFNDDNMMPISGQLSFLIPQPEFNYRISTPNGYAIPRKDGIILGGNAIRGNWDTTPDPDQTAKVVNALMEAMGQMKS; this is encoded by the coding sequence ATGAGCACCAGAAGAAAATTTATGAGATCAGCCGGAATTATTTCGCTGGCAGCAGCCGGAGGTTTGGCCTCTTGCAGTAAGCAGTCTTTGAAATACGGAGATCGTAACTTCAATTTTAATCAACAGGCATTTTTATTTCCTAAACTCAAAGTATCACCAGACAGAATTATTAGAGAAACAGTAGGTTTAAGACCTTTTAGAAAAACCGGATTCAGGGTGGAAAAAGAAATGCTAGATAAAAAAACAATTGTACATAATTACGGTCATGGAGGAAGCGGCTGGTCACTTTCGTGGGGAACAGGAAATTTAGCATCTGACTTGGCCGTAGCAACCGGTGAAAAAAAAGTGGCTGTAATGGGTTGTGGTACTGTTGGTATAGCAACTGCACGACTGTTGCAGAAAAAAGGATGCGATGTAACCATTTACGCAAAAGACTTGCATCCAAATATAACTTCTAGTGTAGCTACTGGTACTTGGTCACCGTCTTCTAGAGTAATAGAAGAAGAAAACATTACCCCAGAGTTTGAAGAAAAATGGACAAAAGCCTGCAACTTTTCCTTCAACACTTTTCAACAATTATTAGGTTTAAACCAAATAGTAACTTGGTTAGATCACTATAAAATGAGCAATGAAGTAGAAAGTGGACATGGAAGCCACTCAAGTCGATTACTTATTCCGGGGCTATTACCCGAAAGTGAAACTATAAGTCCAGAAAACCATCCATTTCATTTTGCGCATGCAAACAAGCAAACTACCATGGTATTTAATATACCATCTTACTTAGCAAAACAGCTCAACGATTTCTTAAGTTATGGTGGTGAAGTAGTAATCAAAGAATTTAAAACTCTAGAAGATGTAGATGCATTACCTGAAATGTGTATTGTAAACTGCACAGGATTGGGCTCCAAAGCACTTTTTAATGATGATAATATGATGCCCATATCAGGCCAATTGTCATTTTTGATTCCACAACCTGAGTTTAATTACAGAATAAGTACACCTAATGGTTATGCAATACCTCGAAAAGATGGAATAATACTAGGCGGAAATGCTATAAGAGGAAACTGGGATACAACTCCTGACCCTGATCAAACAGCGAAAGTAGTAAATGCACTAATGGAGGCGATGGGACAAATGAAGAGCTAA
- a CDS encoding mismatch-specific DNA-glycosylase → MLKDVLDTNLDVVFCGTAKGKASALKGFYYAGPGNKFYSILCQTGFTPHKLDPKECYEINKYNIGLTDLVHTEFGNDKEISNGSYEVESFIIKMEKYQPKYIAFNSKKAASFVLGYQGKTTQIKYGLQEKNIGESKLFVLPSTSGNARRFWNENYWLELKQLIAQA, encoded by the coding sequence ATGCTAAAGGATGTTCTTGATACAAATCTTGATGTAGTTTTTTGTGGTACAGCAAAAGGTAAAGCATCTGCTCTGAAAGGATTCTATTATGCTGGTCCAGGAAATAAATTCTATAGTATTTTATGTCAAACTGGTTTTACTCCGCATAAACTAGACCCAAAAGAATGTTATGAAATTAACAAATATAATATTGGATTAACTGATTTGGTACACACTGAGTTTGGAAATGATAAAGAAATTTCAAATGGTAGTTATGAAGTGGAAAGTTTTATCATAAAAATGGAGAAATACCAACCTAAATATATTGCATTTAATAGTAAAAAAGCGGCATCATTTGTCTTAGGGTATCAAGGAAAAACTACACAGATAAAATATGGACTTCAAGAGAAAAATATTGGTGAATCAAAACTTTTTGTTCTTCCATCTACTTCTGGTAATGCAAGACGGTTTTGGAATGAGAACTACTGGCTTGAATTGAAACAATTAATTGCTCAAGCTTAA
- a CDS encoding phage integrase SAM-like domain-containing protein — MIHNEKKLSYSVQFYPRKCANKGYGTIYCHISIDRKRTTTPFSTNIRVLLKNWDNNEQTLKKNTQNEEAIELSKIKSKIYEIFLNYSNREEEITADSLKYLYLTEDKKKYTLCEVYELWMTYMESLIDLEIKESTFESYQSKYSRLREFLAEVGKKGILIKNVDMNLAYQFENWLKQNSQINSKSYQARCLSTLKRVMKWAVSEDILKFNPLQYLKVEKGQPSSPEYLSMDELALFEKFRFKSPTLQKVADCFVFQCWTSMDYADIVSFNHLEHIQKVSGKNWIIKKRAKAPLKSTRQEMQIPIFPKARRILDKYNWKAPIWSEKRNSYMSSDKYRKYLKECAAIVGIDDINLVSKTGRRTFINMMSECGVPSDDITAMVGHNHTKTTQDFYLRFSTRRIQMNIEKVFGENYLAG; from the coding sequence ATGATTCACAATGAAAAAAAATTAAGTTATTCAGTCCAGTTTTATCCGAGAAAGTGTGCTAATAAGGGTTACGGAACTATCTATTGCCATATTTCTATCGATCGTAAGCGGACAACCACACCCTTTTCAACTAATATCAGAGTGTTGCTAAAAAACTGGGATAACAACGAGCAGACGTTAAAGAAAAACACACAAAACGAGGAGGCAATTGAATTGTCTAAGATCAAGTCAAAGATTTATGAGATATTTTTAAATTATTCAAATAGAGAAGAGGAAATAACTGCAGATTCTCTAAAATACCTTTATTTGACTGAAGATAAGAAAAAATACACTCTGTGTGAAGTATATGAGTTGTGGATGACTTATATGGAAAGTTTAATTGACTTAGAAATTAAGGAATCAACTTTTGAGTCTTATCAAAGTAAATATAGCAGATTAAGAGAATTTTTAGCAGAAGTAGGAAAAAAGGGCATATTAATTAAAAACGTAGATATGAATCTAGCTTATCAATTTGAAAATTGGTTAAAGCAAAATTCTCAAATAAACTCAAAGAGTTATCAAGCACGATGTTTATCTACTTTAAAAAGAGTCATGAAATGGGCAGTATCAGAAGATATATTAAAATTCAATCCTTTGCAATATTTAAAAGTTGAAAAAGGACAACCTTCGTCTCCAGAATATTTGTCTATGGATGAATTGGCGCTTTTCGAAAAATTTCGATTTAAGTCACCTACTTTACAAAAAGTGGCAGACTGTTTCGTTTTTCAGTGTTGGACATCTATGGATTATGCAGATATAGTTAGTTTTAATCATTTAGAGCATATCCAGAAAGTATCAGGTAAAAATTGGATAATAAAAAAAAGGGCGAAGGCACCATTGAAGTCTACACGTCAAGAGATGCAAATACCAATCTTTCCAAAGGCTAGAAGAATACTTGATAAATACAATTGGAAAGCTCCTATTTGGTCAGAAAAAAGAAATAGCTATATGAGTAGCGATAAGTATCGTAAATACTTAAAAGAATGTGCAGCTATTGTAGGTATAGATGATATAAATTTAGTATCAAAAACCGGCAGAAGAACTTTTATCAATATGATGAGTGAATGTGGAGTACCTAGTGATGATATAACTGCAATGGTAGGTCATAATCATACTAAAACAACACAAGATTTTTACTTGCGATTTTCCACAAGAAGGATTCAAATGAATATAGAGAAAGTATTTGGTGAGAACTACTTAGCTGGATAA
- the hemG gene encoding protoporphyrinogen oxidase encodes MIVIIGGGISGLAVAWYLQKKGIEYVLLESSERAGGNILTEKTDKYLIEKGPNSLLADNEVQEIIDEIGLTDRILYPESVSKNRYIFKDGKYRKLPAGPAFLFSDFFSFNAKLSVFKEYSNKSKGDENETVASFFERRFSKEIVDNAVNPFVSGIYAGDPEQMLIRKTFPQLFDFEKEYGSIIKGFLKTKSSSGRRVSYSFHNGMQEIPDQLAKSVNIKYNSEVQSIEKGEKFIVKSNSGEYLADKVILSLPAFSAFEILSTLASSEISPLNNVHYPELAVVHTAFKKADMQAVPNGFGGLHPKKAGLYTAGCMWSSCLFPVRCPEDEFLLTSFVGGSQFEQEISYDNDTVRQNVTNELKRVYEIDGEPVFQKIHRWKKSIPQYTQKIDAAHEVLESLEKQDIYHTINWEGGVSIADCLKKGKALAEKIEKNMNK; translated from the coding sequence ATGATTGTAATTATAGGTGGAGGAATTTCAGGACTTGCAGTTGCCTGGTATTTACAAAAAAAAGGAATAGAATATGTTTTGCTCGAAAGTTCAGAAAGAGCTGGTGGAAATATTCTAACTGAAAAAACTGATAAGTACCTGATTGAGAAAGGGCCAAACTCTTTGCTTGCAGATAACGAAGTGCAGGAGATTATTGATGAAATAGGTCTTACAGATCGTATTTTATATCCTGAATCAGTAAGTAAAAACCGATATATTTTTAAAGATGGAAAATACAGAAAGCTACCGGCAGGTCCGGCTTTCTTATTTTCAGATTTCTTCTCTTTTAATGCCAAGCTTTCGGTTTTTAAGGAATACAGCAATAAATCTAAAGGTGATGAGAATGAGACTGTGGCTTCTTTTTTTGAAAGACGCTTTTCTAAAGAAATTGTAGATAATGCTGTTAATCCATTTGTTTCTGGCATTTATGCAGGTGATCCAGAGCAAATGCTAATAAGAAAAACCTTCCCTCAATTATTTGATTTTGAGAAAGAATATGGTTCAATTATTAAAGGTTTTTTGAAAACTAAAAGCAGCTCTGGAAGGAGAGTTTCTTATAGTTTCCATAATGGGATGCAAGAGATTCCAGACCAATTGGCCAAATCTGTTAATATTAAATATAACTCTGAGGTTCAATCTATTGAGAAGGGAGAGAAGTTTATAGTAAAGTCAAACTCTGGCGAATATCTGGCAGATAAGGTAATATTATCGCTTCCTGCTTTTAGTGCTTTCGAGATTCTTAGTACTTTAGCATCATCTGAAATATCACCTCTTAACAATGTGCACTACCCAGAATTGGCAGTGGTTCATACAGCTTTCAAAAAAGCAGATATGCAGGCAGTGCCAAATGGCTTTGGTGGATTGCATCCCAAAAAAGCAGGATTATATACAGCAGGTTGCATGTGGAGTAGCTGTTTGTTTCCCGTAAGGTGCCCAGAAGATGAGTTTTTATTAACTAGTTTTGTTGGTGGTAGTCAGTTTGAGCAAGAAATATCTTATGATAATGATACGGTAAGGCAAAATGTAACCAATGAATTAAAAAGGGTTTACGAAATTGATGGTGAGCCAGTATTTCAAAAAATTCATAGGTGGAAAAAATCTATACCTCAATATACACAAAAGATAGATGCAGCTCATGAAGTGTTGGAAAGCTTAGAAAAACAAGATATTTACCACACTATTAATTGGGAAGGAGGGGTCTCTATTGCAGATTGTTTGAAGAAAGGGAAGGCATTAGCAGAAAAAATTGAAAAAAATATGAATAAATAA
- a CDS encoding ATP-binding protein, protein MKYSQLIRLIDKGESQTLDFKRKITQASKIAKTIASFANTKGGRILVGVNDDRQIIGVDPEEERFAMNQAAKHHCEPPLELNYICVEDTYGNNILVVEIPESIEKPHYVLLPNKEKKVYVRMNDKSVLAGEMLIKSMEKGVVKKTLGKLDAQHQTLKNYLDEFEKITVKQYAKLCNFSERRARRILIEMTQSGFLLFHDFDKEDFYSLA, encoded by the coding sequence TTGAAATACTCCCAACTCATAAGATTAATAGATAAAGGGGAATCTCAAACCCTTGACTTTAAAAGGAAAATAACTCAAGCATCTAAAATTGCTAAAACAATAGCTTCTTTTGCCAATACCAAAGGAGGTAGAATTCTGGTTGGTGTTAACGACGACAGGCAAATAATCGGTGTTGACCCAGAAGAGGAACGCTTTGCCATGAACCAAGCTGCAAAGCACCATTGCGAACCACCTTTAGAGCTTAATTATATATGTGTTGAAGATACATATGGGAATAATATTCTGGTAGTTGAAATCCCCGAAAGCATAGAAAAACCACACTATGTTTTGCTACCAAATAAGGAAAAAAAGGTGTATGTTAGGATGAATGACAAAAGTGTTTTAGCCGGTGAAATGCTGATTAAAAGCATGGAGAAAGGTGTTGTTAAAAAAACACTAGGAAAACTAGATGCACAACACCAAACTCTAAAAAACTATCTAGATGAATTTGAGAAAATTACTGTAAAACAGTATGCTAAATTGTGTAACTTTTCAGAAAGAAGAGCCCGTAGAATACTTATAGAAATGACACAATCTGGGTTTTTACTTTTTCATGATTTTGACAAAGAAGATTTCTATAGCCTCGCTTAA
- a CDS encoding DUF262 domain-containing protein, whose amino-acid sequence MEENLDSSQEQSIKAEESNLRGIFSGNFLFEIPIYQRAYAWQEEHVMQLLDDLISAAFEQDDQEPYFLGSLVIIKKNNTIISDVIDGQQRLTTLTILLSVLRNLIDNTQARKSLSKLIKQEEDILTRTTTEYRFKTKKADQNFFCNLIQEDGGLDSIIDINAEDLSESQQNIYKNTILINKVLSESKYTEDELIEFAQFIISKCMLIIVTAFSKEKAFRIFKVLNGRGMPLTMADMLKAELLEKIPPDQIEEYGHKWEETEEYLGQDEFEKLFNYIRTIKLNRKQQVSIFEDIKNNLKPHENPIDFIDNQLLTFGKSLSIIINENYYCKDNEIQDSINNELYWLKQLTFESWIPPTILFLTKKKDSPSEINAFLKQLNILSLGIGISCIYGNDRAAIFYKLIEEIQQKDKLSEISRIKFLSKEKKLIKSKISSKKFFNKNQRFTKLLLLKIEEKEKGINRKHKYNSISVEHVLPQNPKQNSNWEKDFNFKQRSELTNQIGNLVLLSIQKNRNAANKEFSEKKSDYLDKGNKPPFKITQDVLEEAEWKPEQIINRSKKLKDIAYDILNLN is encoded by the coding sequence ATGGAGGAAAACTTAGATAGCTCTCAAGAACAATCAATAAAAGCTGAAGAATCAAATTTAAGGGGTATTTTTTCTGGTAATTTTTTATTTGAAATTCCTATATATCAAAGAGCATATGCTTGGCAAGAAGAACATGTAATGCAATTATTGGATGATTTAATTTCAGCTGCATTTGAACAAGATGATCAAGAACCATATTTTTTAGGCAGTCTGGTTATTATAAAAAAGAATAACACAATTATATCAGATGTAATTGATGGACAGCAAAGACTGACAACTCTTACAATATTATTATCTGTATTGAGAAATTTAATTGACAATACTCAAGCTAGAAAATCTTTGTCTAAGTTGATTAAACAGGAAGAAGATATACTTACGAGAACAACTACAGAATATCGGTTTAAGACAAAAAAGGCAGATCAAAATTTTTTTTGTAACTTGATACAAGAAGATGGTGGATTAGACTCCATTATTGATATAAATGCTGAAGATTTATCAGAAAGTCAACAAAATATATACAAAAATACTATTCTAATAAATAAAGTCTTATCAGAAAGTAAATATACTGAGGATGAATTGATAGAATTTGCTCAGTTTATTATTTCGAAGTGCATGCTTATAATTGTAACAGCATTTAGTAAAGAAAAGGCTTTTAGGATATTTAAAGTATTAAATGGACGTGGCATGCCATTAACGATGGCTGATATGTTGAAAGCAGAATTGTTAGAAAAAATACCTCCTGACCAAATAGAAGAATATGGGCATAAATGGGAAGAAACAGAGGAATATTTAGGTCAAGACGAATTTGAGAAATTATTTAATTATATCAGAACAATAAAGCTTAATAGAAAGCAGCAGGTGTCTATTTTTGAAGATATAAAAAATAATTTGAAACCTCATGAAAATCCTATTGATTTTATAGATAATCAACTTTTGACTTTTGGTAAATCGTTAAGCATCATAATTAATGAAAATTATTATTGTAAGGATAACGAGATACAAGATTCTATTAATAATGAGCTATATTGGCTTAAGCAATTAACTTTTGAAAGTTGGATACCTCCTACAATTTTATTTCTTACTAAGAAAAAAGACTCTCCGTCAGAAATCAATGCATTTTTAAAACAATTAAACATTTTGTCTCTAGGTATTGGGATTTCATGTATTTATGGCAACGATAGAGCAGCAATATTTTATAAATTAATTGAAGAAATTCAGCAGAAAGATAAGTTGTCAGAAATTTCTAGGATTAAATTTTTATCTAAAGAAAAAAAACTTATTAAATCAAAAATAAGTAGTAAGAAATTTTTTAATAAAAATCAAAGGTTTACTAAGTTATTACTATTAAAAATTGAGGAGAAAGAAAAAGGCATAAATCGTAAACATAAATATAATTCTATATCAGTTGAGCATGTTTTACCTCAAAATCCTAAACAAAATTCAAATTGGGAAAAAGATTTTAATTTTAAACAACGATCAGAATTAACAAATCAAATTGGTAATTTAGTATTGCTTTCTATTCAAAAAAATAGAAATGCAGCAAATAAAGAGTTTAGTGAAAAAAAGTCTGATTATTTAGATAAAGGTAACAAACCTCCATTCAAAATAACACAAGATGTACTTGAAGAAGCTGAATGGAAGCCAGAACAAATTATTAATAGATCAAAAAAACTGAAAGATATAGCTTATGATATTCTTAACTTAAATTAA